A portion of the Collinsella aerofaciens genome contains these proteins:
- a CDS encoding CarD family transcriptional regulator yields MFSIGQHVIHPGQGVCTVVGFRDDTPQPMLLLETKQGHAQTILMYPVAQADRLHAAISQQDAEHLLSHYDELECDTFTERNSSLEETHFKQQLKLGAPETVRVAKTMMHRIRQAEEADKKPSSYYMRVLKEAKRRSIEEFAVALGVTEEDAEARLAQAALN; encoded by the coding sequence ATGTTCTCAATCGGTCAACACGTCATTCATCCGGGTCAGGGAGTCTGCACCGTCGTCGGTTTTAGGGACGACACGCCGCAGCCCATGCTGTTGCTCGAGACCAAGCAGGGACATGCGCAGACGATCCTCATGTACCCCGTGGCGCAGGCCGATCGTTTGCATGCCGCCATCTCCCAGCAAGATGCCGAGCACCTGCTGAGCCACTACGACGAGCTGGAGTGCGACACCTTTACCGAGCGCAACAGCTCGCTTGAGGAGACGCACTTTAAGCAGCAGCTCAAGCTGGGCGCGCCCGAGACGGTCCGCGTGGCAAAAACCATGATGCACCGTATCCGCCAGGCCGAGGAAGCAGATAAAAAGCCCAGCTCCTACTACATGCGCGTACTCAAGGAGGCCAAGCGCCGCTCCATCGAGGAATTCGCTGTGGCCCTGGGCGTCACCGAAGAGGACGCCGAAGCCCGCCTAGCCCAAGCTGCCCTCAACTAA